The following are from one region of the Bacteroidota bacterium genome:
- a CDS encoding DUF445 family protein: protein MFKKYFQKHFQFDSIFKGPPTAEEQAFIAKRKRKLGFFIFLQFLRLLPIGCGVAFGISFFWDFGKDDHITVLGQVLEMNAIIRMISVSGLIGFGTNWVAVKMLFKPVFKRPIWGQGLIPAHKERIVWQMAGGIHKHILNEELIRERIHDSGLIPKINQILIRGVENLLDDEEFSREIKAVAYTYVKRSLAKPETRERFAGIIDEKLDENLKGGISGFVFQAYKKLNRREYQAVIDNILNRVPGTVVNVIEEVEDERESIAEAIRAREKDMEQFILKLVLDVLDRIDIRTLLSKQMAHFDEAKLENLIWSATNEQLLYIEYLGTLLGIFGGLLIWQPIVMGILFVAVFVTLFLLDIVLHHLKRNNIGSRKA from the coding sequence ATGTTCAAAAAGTATTTTCAGAAGCATTTCCAGTTTGACAGCATCTTTAAGGGTCCGCCAACTGCTGAGGAGCAGGCCTTTATCGCCAAACGCAAACGGAAGCTCGGGTTTTTCATCTTTTTGCAGTTCCTCAGACTTTTACCTATCGGCTGCGGGGTTGCTTTCGGGATTTCCTTCTTTTGGGATTTTGGCAAAGATGATCACATCACCGTTTTGGGGCAGGTGTTGGAGATGAACGCCATTATCCGAATGATTTCAGTGAGTGGATTGATCGGATTTGGCACCAACTGGGTGGCGGTGAAGATGCTTTTCAAACCAGTTTTCAAGCGTCCCATTTGGGGACAAGGTTTGATTCCAGCGCATAAGGAGCGTATCGTCTGGCAAATGGCGGGCGGAATTCACAAACACATCCTCAATGAGGAACTGATTCGGGAACGCATTCATGACTCGGGTTTGATTCCCAAAATCAACCAAATCCTGATTCGAGGAGTTGAAAACTTGCTGGATGACGAGGAATTCAGCCGTGAAATCAAGGCTGTCGCCTACACTTATGTGAAGCGAAGTCTCGCAAAACCAGAAACACGGGAGCGGTTTGCGGGCATTATTGATGAGAAACTGGATGAGAATCTCAAAGGAGGCATCTCAGGATTCGTTTTTCAAGCCTATAAGAAACTGAACCGCAGGGAATACCAAGCGGTGATCGACAACATCTTGAACCGTGTACCGGGAACGGTGGTCAACGTGATCGAGGAAGTCGAGGATGAACGCGAATCGATTGCCGAGGCCATTCGTGCGCGTGAGAAGGACATGGAGCAATTTATTCTCAAGTTGGTCCTCGATGTACTTGACCGCATCGATATCCGGACTTTGTTGAGCAAACAAATGGCGCATTTTGACGAAGCGAAATTGGAAAACCTCATCTGGAGCGCTACCAACGAGCAATTGCTCTACATCGAATACCTCGGTACCCTTTTGGGCATCTTCGGCGGATTGTTGATCTGGCAACCCATTGTGATGGGAATCCTTTTTGTTGCCGTTTTTGTGACGCTCTTTTTGCTCGACATCGTTTTGCATCACCTCAAAAGAAATAACATTGGCAGCCGAAAAGCGTGA